One genomic segment of Desulfocapsa sulfexigens DSM 10523 includes these proteins:
- the ilvB gene encoding biosynthetic-type acetolactate synthase large subunit: MEKITGSEAIIQCLLEEGVKTIFGFPGGAVIDLYDTLLDSEIQHVLVRHEQGAVHAADGLARVTGEVGVALLTSGPGATNGVTAIATAYMDSIPMVILTGQVPTPLIGNDAFQEVDIVGITRPCTKHNYLVSKAEDLVPTLREAFHIARTGRPGPVLIDLPKDVVASMVEFTEKKPIRMQNYQPTYEPHMGQVEKACKTILKAKQPVLYIGGGVILSNSNEEVTELARKLNIPVTMTLMGLGGFPGKDPLSMGMLGMHGSYTANMAVAKSDVLIAVGARFDDRVTGRIDAFAPHAKIIHIDIDPTSISKNVTVDIPIVADCKHALTAMNSWLDSSGANIEEAAASHTPWIEIIAEWTKKHPMAYLDEGEVIKPQFVIEKLDELTGGDAIITTEVGQNQMWAAQFYKFNKPRRLVTSGGLGTMGYGLPAAIGAKMAFPDATVIDVAGDGSIQMNIQELATAKQYNCPVIVCILNNNYLGMVRQWQELFYDKRYAATVMEVTPDFVLLAEAYGAVGIRCDKTSEVEATIKQALEAVKKNTVILDFRISREEGVFPMVPAGKATTEMLLV; encoded by the coding sequence ATGGAAAAAATAACAGGCTCTGAAGCTATCATACAGTGCCTCCTTGAAGAGGGGGTTAAAACAATCTTTGGTTTTCCTGGCGGTGCAGTTATCGACCTCTATGATACGCTTCTGGATTCCGAAATTCAGCACGTCCTTGTCCGTCATGAGCAGGGAGCTGTTCATGCAGCAGATGGACTTGCCCGAGTAACTGGAGAGGTTGGGGTTGCGCTTCTTACTTCTGGTCCCGGCGCCACAAATGGTGTTACTGCCATCGCCACTGCTTATATGGATTCCATTCCGATGGTTATCCTTACTGGTCAGGTCCCCACACCTCTTATTGGTAACGATGCTTTTCAGGAAGTTGATATCGTAGGTATTACCCGGCCCTGCACCAAACACAATTATCTGGTGAGCAAAGCTGAAGATCTGGTTCCGACCCTACGCGAGGCCTTTCACATAGCCCGTACCGGTCGTCCCGGTCCTGTCCTTATTGACCTGCCAAAAGATGTGGTTGCTTCCATGGTTGAGTTCACGGAAAAGAAACCCATCCGCATGCAGAATTACCAGCCCACCTATGAACCCCATATGGGACAGGTGGAAAAAGCATGCAAAACCATCCTGAAGGCCAAACAGCCCGTTCTCTACATTGGCGGTGGAGTCATCCTTTCCAACAGTAATGAAGAAGTCACAGAGCTGGCCAGAAAACTGAATATTCCCGTTACCATGACCCTTATGGGCCTCGGTGGTTTCCCTGGAAAAGACCCTCTCTCCATGGGAATGCTTGGCATGCACGGAAGCTATACTGCGAATATGGCTGTTGCCAAAAGTGATGTCCTTATCGCAGTTGGTGCTCGTTTTGATGACCGTGTTACCGGCCGGATTGACGCCTTTGCACCACACGCCAAAATCATCCACATAGATATCGACCCTACGTCCATCAGTAAAAATGTTACCGTTGACATTCCAATCGTTGCTGACTGTAAGCATGCACTCACTGCTATGAACAGCTGGCTTGACTCTTCCGGTGCCAACATTGAAGAGGCAGCGGCCTCCCACACCCCATGGATCGAAATAATCGCAGAATGGACAAAGAAACACCCCATGGCATACCTCGATGAGGGGGAAGTGATTAAACCACAGTTCGTTATTGAAAAACTCGACGAACTGACCGGTGGCGATGCCATCATCACAACAGAGGTTGGCCAGAATCAGATGTGGGCAGCCCAGTTTTATAAATTTAACAAACCAAGACGCCTGGTCACCTCTGGTGGTTTAGGAACCATGGGGTACGGTCTTCCTGCTGCCATTGGCGCCAAGATGGCATTCCCAGATGCCACCGTCATTGATGTGGCCGGTGATGGCTCCATCCAGATGAACATCCAGGAACTGGCAACAGCAAAACAGTACAACTGCCCTGTCATTGTTTGCATATTAAACAACAACTACCTTGGTATGGTTCGTCAGTGGCAGGAACTCTTCTACGACAAACGCTACGCTGCAACTGTTATGGAAGTCACTCCCGACTTCGTTCTCCTTGCTGAAGCATACGGTGCTGTGGGTATTCGATGTGACAAAACCAGTGAAGTAGAAGCGACCATAAAACAGGCCCTGGAAGCAGTAAAGAAAAATACCGTTATCCTGGATTTCCGTATTTCCCGGGAAGAAGGTGTATTCCCAATGGTGCCTGCTGGTAAAGCTACCACTGAGATGCTTCTTGTCTGA
- a CDS encoding Lcl C-terminal domain-containing protein, giving the protein MNSTNCLLRKASITGAFFYLLLCLLIFNARAADVRFKTLSDGTVRDEKTGLIWAATDNGSSINWSGAVEYCKNFAVGGHNDWRMPASSELKSLYGNGKKVQGQDYSGSIDVVTQTINISAPYVWTDRRTSDNKAIAFGFNYGVTKRLKRGTGGNRRALPVRSPKQ; this is encoded by the coding sequence ATGAATAGTACCAACTGTCTACTCAGAAAAGCATCCATCACCGGCGCCTTTTTTTATCTCCTGCTCTGCCTTCTTATTTTTAATGCAAGAGCAGCAGATGTCCGATTCAAGACCCTATCCGATGGAACAGTACGGGATGAAAAAACCGGCCTTATATGGGCTGCAACCGACAACGGTTCAAGCATTAACTGGTCCGGGGCCGTAGAGTATTGCAAAAACTTTGCAGTTGGCGGGCACAATGACTGGAGAATGCCTGCATCCAGCGAGCTCAAATCACTCTATGGTAATGGAAAGAAAGTGCAGGGGCAGGACTATTCAGGGTCTATTGATGTTGTGACACAAACAATCAACATCAGCGCCCCCTACGTCTGGACCGACAGACGAACCTCGGACAACAAGGCCATAGCATTTGGATTTAACTATGGAGTCACAAAAAGATTAAAAAGGGGAACGGGGGGCAACAGACGAGCCTTACCCGTCCGTTCGCCAAAACAGTAA
- a CDS encoding bifunctional acetyl-CoA hydrolase/transferase family protein/GNAT family N-acetyltransferase: MEYDANWKETYKDMIKTPKRALSLLKSGHRVFIGTGCGEPTVLVEAMTRIAGNLADVEIVELLTKGNAPYAEKKFANCFKINSLFIGHNVREVIKEGRGDYTPVLMSDIPRLFNSGQLPLDVALIQVTPPDSRGKMSLGVSVDIVKSAAENASLVIAQVNPQMPWTRGDSLIDVYDLDILVPADVPLLERKSKPPHPISLKIAEFVAGLVPSGSTVEFGLGRIPGVGRIPQAVIGALKDKHDIGIHTELITDDILDLIRSGVVSGNRKSTDRGKIVASFCMGSRELYDFIDDNPLFSFRPTEYVNDSNIIGKQNRMVSVNMALQIDLTGQVCSDSEDGFFYSGVGGQVDFNRGASRSEGGRAIITIPSTTSDGESRIRVHLSPGAGVVVSRATVHYIVSEYGVAYLHGKSVQDRTLALISIAHPDHREQLLKDAIEARYIRQDFVDVEGKFVVAPQGMMKATYLMDNGTELYFRPIHPTDEPLMRDLLYDLSQETLYYRFMSHNQHFGHKEIQNFVYVDHRKDVAIVGTLPEAHGDDIVAVGRYYLDERSNRAEVAFVIRDEWQNKGLGTFMFKHLITLAKASGIAGFTAEVLRDNKRMQAIFNHSGYKVQSAVEEGVYSFRIEF; this comes from the coding sequence ATGGAATACGACGCCAATTGGAAAGAAACCTATAAAGACATGATTAAAACCCCAAAACGGGCTTTGTCACTGTTGAAATCAGGTCATCGGGTTTTTATTGGAACCGGCTGCGGAGAGCCCACGGTACTCGTTGAGGCAATGACACGAATTGCAGGGAATCTTGCAGATGTGGAAATTGTAGAACTCTTAACCAAAGGAAATGCCCCCTATGCCGAGAAAAAATTTGCCAACTGTTTTAAAATCAACTCACTTTTTATAGGCCACAATGTACGCGAGGTAATCAAAGAAGGACGCGGAGACTATACACCTGTTCTTATGTCCGACATCCCACGTCTTTTTAATTCTGGTCAGTTGCCTCTTGATGTGGCTCTTATTCAGGTTACTCCTCCTGACTCCCGAGGAAAAATGAGCCTGGGAGTATCCGTTGACATTGTAAAAAGTGCTGCTGAAAATGCATCTCTTGTTATAGCTCAGGTCAATCCGCAAATGCCCTGGACCCGCGGTGACAGCCTTATAGATGTCTATGACCTTGATATTCTGGTGCCAGCCGATGTTCCTCTTCTTGAACGTAAATCCAAACCACCTCATCCAATCAGTTTGAAAATTGCAGAGTTTGTCGCCGGTCTTGTGCCAAGCGGGTCCACTGTAGAGTTTGGACTTGGGAGGATTCCAGGTGTTGGCCGTATCCCGCAGGCCGTTATAGGTGCCTTGAAGGACAAGCATGATATTGGCATCCATACAGAACTTATCACCGATGACATTCTCGATTTAATACGGAGTGGGGTAGTAAGCGGCAATAGGAAATCCACGGATCGGGGCAAAATTGTGGCTAGTTTTTGTATGGGAAGCAGGGAGCTTTACGACTTTATAGATGACAATCCATTGTTCTCCTTTCGCCCTACGGAATATGTGAATGATTCAAACATTATTGGCAAGCAGAATCGGATGGTATCCGTGAACATGGCCCTGCAGATTGACCTCACGGGGCAGGTGTGTTCAGATTCGGAAGATGGCTTTTTCTATTCTGGAGTCGGAGGACAGGTTGACTTTAACCGTGGTGCTTCTCGCTCCGAAGGAGGGCGTGCCATTATCACAATTCCATCCACAACAAGTGACGGAGAGTCGCGGATCAGGGTGCATTTGAGCCCGGGTGCCGGTGTTGTTGTGAGCAGGGCGACGGTTCATTACATTGTGAGTGAGTATGGAGTGGCCTATCTTCATGGAAAATCTGTTCAGGATCGAACCCTTGCTCTTATCTCCATTGCCCATCCTGATCATCGTGAACAGCTATTAAAGGATGCTATTGAAGCCAGGTATATCCGTCAGGATTTTGTGGATGTTGAAGGAAAATTTGTTGTTGCCCCACAGGGTATGATGAAAGCCACTTATCTGATGGATAACGGGACAGAATTGTATTTCAGGCCCATTCATCCAACCGATGAACCATTGATGCGCGATCTTCTCTATGATCTTTCCCAGGAAACTCTGTACTACAGATTTATGAGTCATAATCAGCATTTCGGGCATAAAGAAATTCAAAATTTTGTCTATGTTGATCATCGTAAGGATGTTGCCATTGTTGGAACATTGCCAGAGGCCCATGGAGATGATATCGTCGCCGTTGGCAGGTATTACCTGGATGAAAGAAGCAACAGGGCTGAAGTTGCCTTTGTTATCCGGGACGAATGGCAGAATAAGGGGTTGGGAACATTTATGTTTAAACATCTTATTACCCTCGCGAAGGCGAGTGGTATTGCCGGGTTCACTGCAGAAGTCTTACGTGATAATAAGCGGATGCAGGCGATATTTAATCACTCCGGGTATAAGGTCCAAAGTGCAGTTGAAGAAGGTGTTTATAGCTTTCGGATTGAATTTTAA
- a CDS encoding histone deacetylase family protein has translation MNSYPPLIIVDDQRFLQHDTGGGDHPETAARLQVIRRSLKSSDCYPSLSFLSPQAATRSDLTRVHSENWLFRFEESVLAGQTYIDHFDNQVCYDSYDIACLAAGAGISAIDLIEEGKGDNIFCLVRPPGHHAERSVPFGFCFFNNCVVAARYWQHKYHKRRVLIFDFDAHHGNGIQSAFEEESDSYYISIHEHPSFSYPGTGYGDEHGMGDGKGTILNLPLSPGANDGDVENLLKKVILPKLEEWQPEAIIIAAGFDAHIADDMSGLHYSTDLYFTLGRQVKSWANRFTNGKLLSILEGGYELSVLGDSVEAYVRGILE, from the coding sequence ATGAATTCATATCCTCCTCTGATAATTGTTGATGATCAGCGTTTTCTCCAGCATGATACCGGTGGTGGGGATCATCCAGAAACAGCAGCCAGACTGCAGGTTATACGCAGATCTCTTAAGTCAAGTGACTGTTATCCGTCTCTCTCTTTTTTGTCACCACAGGCAGCTACCCGCAGTGATCTTACCCGGGTTCACAGTGAAAACTGGCTCTTTCGTTTTGAAGAATCAGTTCTTGCCGGTCAAACCTATATTGATCATTTCGACAATCAGGTCTGTTATGACTCTTACGATATAGCGTGCCTTGCTGCAGGTGCCGGAATTTCCGCCATAGATCTCATTGAAGAGGGAAAGGGGGATAACATATTCTGCCTGGTTCGTCCTCCCGGACATCATGCGGAACGCAGTGTTCCTTTTGGCTTCTGTTTCTTTAATAATTGTGTGGTAGCCGCCAGATACTGGCAACATAAATACCATAAAAGACGAGTTCTTATTTTTGATTTTGATGCCCACCATGGTAACGGGATTCAGTCTGCTTTTGAGGAAGAATCTGATAGTTACTACATAAGTATACATGAGCATCCGAGTTTTAGTTACCCTGGAACCGGGTATGGTGATGAGCACGGAATGGGTGATGGAAAGGGGACCATTCTGAATCTCCCACTTTCGCCAGGGGCGAATGACGGGGATGTGGAAAATCTTCTTAAAAAAGTTATTTTACCGAAGCTTGAGGAGTGGCAGCCAGAAGCAATTATCATTGCAGCGGGCTTTGATGCTCACATTGCTGATGATATGTCAGGGCTCCATTACTCCACTGACCTGTATTTTACTCTTGGCCGCCAGGTGAAGTCCTGGGCAAATCGATTTACCAATGGGAAATTGCTTTCCATTTTAGAAGGCGGATATGAACTCTCTGTTCTTGGAGATTCCGTTGAGGCATACGTGAGAGGTATACTGGAGTAG
- a CDS encoding acetate--CoA ligase family protein, with protein MSIDTLFNPKSVAVVGASRTDGKIGHTILANIIRGGFQGAIIPINPAAKEILGLPCFPSLGECGQEVDLVVSALPQSLVKTVVDECPKVKAKGLIVIASGYQETGPDGAILEQELVELCTRRELRLLGPNCLGFINTANNLNASFAGDMPGSGDVTLFSQSGALCSVMLDMANDRHMGLAKLVSVGNKADISGVDMLAYLAKDDDTKVIVGYLEDIVSGKNFIKAAEDAASNKPVIILKSGTTSAGLKATVSHTGILAGADTAYGAAFKRSGVIRADTFESLFDFASAFSLQPLPKGNNVRIITNAGGAGIMAADAVELAGMKVQEHGQNERKAAIQQPQKIFKPVNPVDILGDVDPGVYVTAIKAAQTDSDVDAILIVLTPQAMKRPAETASAIVTCIDGTKPIVAAFMGGHETTLLRKELVAAGLPLYKSPERAVAALKAMGEYAAWKKRPPRTVTRFKVNRRRVERILSRRQRTGMLQLGEVKGKDVLGAYGFHVPTGALASTAEEATEIAERIGYPVAMKIVSPDIVHKSDLGGVFLNVSNRESAEDTYDLMTLKIRKKVPGARIEGVYVEKMASKGLEVIIGMTRDPQFGPMLMFGLGGIFVEVMKDVTFHLAPITEQEAIQMLKSTKSYAMLQGRRGQSGVDVVAIASGLQRISQLTTDFPQILELDINPFIVGEFGSEPVVADARMTLAPLPEEK; from the coding sequence ATGAGTATCGATACGCTGTTTAACCCGAAAAGTGTTGCGGTCGTTGGGGCCTCTCGAACCGATGGGAAGATTGGTCATACCATTCTTGCTAATATCATCAGGGGTGGCTTTCAAGGTGCTATTATTCCAATTAACCCTGCAGCCAAAGAGATACTTGGCCTTCCCTGTTTTCCATCTCTTGGGGAATGTGGCCAGGAAGTGGATCTCGTGGTGTCAGCCTTACCGCAGTCACTGGTTAAAACAGTGGTTGATGAGTGTCCAAAAGTGAAGGCAAAAGGCCTGATTGTTATAGCGTCGGGATACCAGGAAACCGGTCCCGATGGTGCCATCCTTGAGCAGGAACTTGTTGAACTCTGTACTCGTCGTGAGCTGAGACTTCTCGGTCCGAATTGTCTGGGGTTTATTAATACCGCCAACAATCTCAATGCTTCTTTCGCAGGAGATATGCCGGGTAGCGGTGATGTTACACTTTTTTCTCAGTCTGGGGCACTCTGCAGCGTTATGCTCGATATGGCCAATGATCGTCATATGGGGTTGGCCAAGCTGGTAAGTGTAGGAAATAAGGCGGATATAAGCGGTGTTGATATGCTTGCCTATCTTGCAAAGGATGATGATACAAAGGTTATCGTAGGGTATCTTGAAGATATAGTGTCTGGTAAGAATTTTATAAAGGCGGCAGAAGATGCCGCATCAAATAAACCGGTAATTATTTTAAAATCCGGGACCACTTCCGCAGGACTGAAGGCGACAGTGTCTCATACGGGTATACTGGCTGGCGCTGATACAGCATATGGAGCAGCTTTTAAACGATCGGGTGTGATACGAGCGGATACCTTTGAGTCTCTTTTTGATTTTGCATCGGCGTTTTCCCTGCAGCCACTTCCAAAAGGAAATAACGTTCGTATTATCACGAATGCGGGTGGAGCTGGAATTATGGCAGCCGATGCGGTGGAACTTGCTGGAATGAAAGTCCAAGAGCATGGTCAGAATGAAAGAAAGGCTGCGATTCAGCAACCGCAAAAGATTTTCAAACCTGTTAATCCTGTTGATATACTGGGTGATGTTGATCCTGGTGTATATGTAACTGCGATAAAAGCTGCTCAGACCGACTCCGATGTTGATGCCATCCTTATTGTCCTGACTCCACAAGCAATGAAGCGTCCTGCAGAAACAGCCAGTGCCATAGTAACCTGTATTGATGGAACCAAACCGATAGTGGCTGCTTTTATGGGTGGCCATGAGACAACCCTTCTGCGTAAGGAACTCGTTGCTGCTGGTTTGCCTCTGTATAAATCACCGGAAAGAGCAGTGGCTGCCCTCAAGGCAATGGGTGAATATGCTGCCTGGAAAAAGCGCCCACCACGCACGGTTACCAGATTTAAAGTAAACAGGCGCAGGGTGGAACGAATTCTTTCACGTCGTCAGCGTACCGGGATGCTTCAGCTTGGTGAGGTGAAGGGGAAAGATGTTCTTGGTGCCTATGGCTTTCATGTACCGACCGGGGCCCTGGCCTCGACGGCAGAAGAGGCAACGGAGATTGCAGAACGTATAGGATATCCTGTGGCAATGAAGATTGTATCTCCTGACATTGTCCATAAGAGTGATCTTGGCGGAGTGTTCTTAAACGTTTCCAACAGGGAATCTGCTGAGGACACTTATGACTTGATGACCTTAAAGATTCGTAAAAAGGTTCCCGGTGCTCGTATTGAAGGGGTGTATGTTGAAAAGATGGCCAGTAAAGGGCTCGAGGTGATCATCGGTATGACCAGAGACCCCCAGTTCGGCCCCATGCTAATGTTTGGTCTTGGTGGGATTTTTGTAGAGGTAATGAAAGATGTGACTTTTCACCTTGCCCCTATCACCGAACAGGAAGCGATACAGATGCTGAAATCCACTAAATCCTACGCAATGCTGCAGGGGCGTCGAGGTCAGAGTGGAGTTGATGTGGTTGCAATAGCTTCGGGTCTGCAGCGAATCAGTCAGTTAACGACGGATTTTCCACAGATTTTAGAGCTTGATATCAACCCCTTTATTGTCGGTGAGTTTGGATCCGAACCTGTGGTGGCAGATGCGCGAATGACATTGGCACCATTACCGGAAGAGAAGTAA
- the leuA gene encoding 2-isopropylmalate synthase yields the protein MRSETVKKYRPYPGIDLPDRSWPNNTISKAPIWCSVDLRDGNQALVQPMNLQQKLELFQLLVDVGFKEIEIGFPSASEVEFAFARRLIDDGLIPGDVTIQVLTPARESLIHKSFEAVKGARRVVMHLYNSTSTLQRRAVFKMSRNEITALGVEGARIIKEEAEKCPETEFRFEYSPESFTGTELDFALSICEAVMDVWQPTALKPVIINLPSTVEMATPNVYADQIEWFCRHMKNREAAIVSLHAHNDRGCAVAATELALMAGGDRVEGTLFGNGERTGNVDIITLALNMFTQGVDPELNLHDMNRLIAVSEQVTDIPVHVRHPYAGELVYTAFSGSHQDAINKGMDLCEREGQGKWEVPYLPIDPRDVGRTYESIIRINSQSGKGGVAYVMDREFGLKMPKSMHPEFGSIVQKVTDSVGRELQLSEIWAAFEKEYLLGKAPFFLNSFDVVKRHIDNDEQASSAEIEAVVLVNGEKRTIRGGGNGPLDAFCAALKSEIAEDFLLSSYHEHALTESSSSRAVAYIQVTQPDGTKKWGVGMDTDIIVASIKAVLSALNRFV from the coding sequence ATGAGATCTGAAACTGTGAAAAAATACAGGCCTTATCCTGGAATTGATCTGCCGGATCGTTCCTGGCCAAATAATACCATCAGTAAAGCTCCAATCTGGTGTAGTGTCGATTTGCGGGATGGTAACCAGGCGCTGGTCCAGCCAATGAATCTGCAACAGAAACTTGAGCTTTTTCAACTCCTGGTCGATGTGGGTTTTAAAGAAATTGAAATAGGCTTCCCATCGGCATCCGAGGTTGAATTTGCCTTTGCAAGAAGGCTAATTGACGATGGCTTGATTCCTGGAGACGTAACGATCCAGGTGCTTACTCCTGCCCGTGAAAGTCTTATCCATAAAAGTTTTGAGGCGGTTAAAGGTGCCCGCAGGGTTGTGATGCATCTTTATAATTCCACTTCCACTCTGCAGCGCCGTGCGGTTTTTAAGATGAGTCGTAATGAGATAACGGCACTTGGTGTGGAAGGGGCGCGTATTATTAAGGAAGAGGCCGAGAAATGTCCGGAAACTGAATTTCGCTTTGAGTATTCTCCGGAAAGCTTCACTGGAACAGAGCTGGATTTTGCTCTGTCCATCTGTGAAGCCGTCATGGATGTGTGGCAGCCAACGGCACTCAAACCAGTCATTATCAACCTTCCCTCCACCGTCGAAATGGCGACACCGAATGTGTACGCTGATCAGATCGAATGGTTTTGCAGACATATGAAAAATCGTGAAGCCGCTATTGTCAGTCTTCATGCTCACAATGACAGAGGCTGTGCGGTTGCGGCAACTGAACTTGCTTTAATGGCAGGTGGTGACAGGGTTGAAGGTACCCTTTTCGGTAATGGTGAACGTACCGGAAATGTAGATATCATCACTTTGGCACTTAATATGTTTACACAGGGGGTAGATCCCGAACTTAATCTTCATGATATGAACCGGTTGATAGCCGTCTCCGAGCAGGTGACTGACATTCCCGTTCACGTCAGGCATCCCTACGCTGGAGAGCTTGTGTATACCGCCTTTTCAGGTTCGCATCAGGATGCTATTAATAAAGGAATGGATCTCTGTGAACGTGAAGGGCAGGGGAAATGGGAAGTACCTTATCTGCCCATTGATCCCAGGGACGTTGGCAGGACCTATGAGTCTATTATTCGAATCAACAGTCAATCTGGAAAGGGGGGAGTTGCCTACGTAATGGACAGAGAGTTTGGGCTGAAGATGCCAAAATCCATGCATCCTGAATTTGGCTCCATCGTCCAGAAGGTTACTGACAGTGTCGGGCGGGAACTTCAGCTCTCGGAAATATGGGCAGCATTTGAAAAGGAATATTTGCTCGGAAAAGCTCCTTTTTTCTTGAACAGCTTTGATGTAGTGAAACGCCATATTGATAATGATGAGCAGGCATCATCTGCAGAAATTGAAGCAGTGGTTTTGGTAAATGGAGAGAAGAGGACAATACGTGGTGGAGGAAATGGTCCACTGGATGCTTTTTGTGCAGCACTGAAATCAGAGATCGCCGAGGATTTTCTTCTGAGCAGTTATCATGAGCACGCCTTAACAGAAAGTTCCAGTTCCAGGGCAGTCGCCTACATTCAGGTTACGCAACCAGATGGTACAAAAAAATGGGGTGTTGGAATGGATACTGATATTATTGTTGCATCCATCAAGGCGGTGCTAAGTGCCTTGAATCGATTTGTCTGA
- a CDS encoding CBS domain-containing protein: MYILRHMTPDPITVSPDMLLPEARALLNDFHFRHLPVVDGQGQLVGILTDRDLRSAYPSSVISDSERRLVYERVQQTSVSEIMSTDCVTLGTDSTLDDALFLFDRDQPGALPVLDKEGKVVGIFSIRDLNAAYKTLFGVGEKGAVLIGIHDDGSPTIMTRIVTLLEQEKIPFTRVLRIFDKEVGDTIYLRINTFKIAAVLDLLEENGFDVKKE, translated from the coding sequence ATGTACATTTTACGGCATATGACACCCGATCCTATCACCGTTTCTCCAGACATGCTTCTCCCTGAAGCCAGGGCTCTGTTAAATGACTTTCATTTCCGCCATCTCCCAGTTGTTGATGGACAGGGACAATTGGTAGGAATACTCACAGATCGTGATCTGCGTTCAGCCTATCCTTCTTCTGTTATCAGCGACAGTGAAAGACGACTGGTGTATGAACGTGTACAGCAAACATCGGTCTCGGAAATCATGTCCACCGATTGTGTTACACTCGGCACTGATTCAACACTTGACGATGCTCTCTTTCTCTTTGATAGAGATCAGCCTGGGGCTCTCCCCGTGCTTGATAAGGAGGGTAAAGTGGTTGGTATCTTTTCCATTAGAGACCTCAATGCTGCCTACAAAACACTTTTTGGAGTTGGTGAAAAGGGCGCGGTTCTTATTGGTATCCATGATGATGGTAGCCCGACTATCATGACTCGAATTGTGACACTTCTTGAGCAGGAAAAAATTCCATTCACCAGGGTTCTTCGTATCTTTGATAAAGAGGTGGGAGATACTATTTACCTGAGGATAAATACTTTCAAAATTGCCGCGGTTCTTGATCTTCTGGAGGAGAACGGTTTTGACGTTAAGAAGGAATGA
- a CDS encoding DUF2721 domain-containing protein, translating to MDISLTTPALLFPAVTFLLVAYTNRFLALGSRIRQLHDRYLENPNDVLLSQIKSLRHRVVLIRNMQFFGVGGLFLCVFCMFLLFAGNELGGKITFAISLIMLLVSLAISLREILLSVEALNLELSSMEQSKHSGKEKLHVKQ from the coding sequence ATGGACATTAGCCTGACAACTCCAGCATTACTGTTTCCCGCCGTCACATTTCTGCTGGTCGCTTACACCAATCGTTTTCTTGCACTTGGTTCGCGTATCCGTCAACTGCACGATCGATATTTGGAAAACCCCAATGATGTTCTTCTTTCTCAGATAAAGAGCCTGCGACATCGAGTGGTACTTATTCGTAATATGCAGTTTTTTGGTGTTGGGGGATTGTTTCTTTGTGTGTTCTGTATGTTTCTTCTTTTTGCAGGTAATGAACTGGGTGGGAAAATAACTTTTGCTATCAGTTTGATAATGTTACTTGTTTCTCTTGCTATATCCCTGCGGGAAATCCTGTTGTCGGTGGAGGCTTTGAATCTGGAACTGAGCAGTATGGAGCAGAGTAAACACTCAGGTAAAGAGAAGTTGCATGTAAAACAATAA